The genomic segment ACAGTGTTCCTTCTGTATTTTTTATTCGTAGAGCGGCTTCAAATGACTTTTTTACACTTTCAGGGATACCACTTTTGTCAAAAGTAACGGGAGGATATACTATTTGTTCATCACGTATCATATTCCCGCTTTGAGAATCACGATGATCTGTATTTTTCTGTGTTTTTAATAATGTCTCACTCTCGCATACAGGGCAAAGGAATAAATCCCATTCCGTAAAAAATTTAACCTGGTATGGTTTCACACTAAACCCCAGAAAGTTCTCAATCCATTCCTTTTGGTGATGTGCGATCCGATTCATTTGTGTTTTATTTCCGCAATGATAGCAGACCAAGACATGAGTTTTTGGTTCTTGTTGGTCCATATATACTCACACCCTCTCTGCAATACACTTCGGTAAAAGTCCGTTAAACCCTACTTCTTAAAGGTCATTTTTCTGCAACTCAATGTCCAGTTCAACCAACTTCTTAAGATCATCCACCGTCTTGATCTCGATGTGGCCAGATTGGAAGTCCTTAACCCACTTTGCAATGGCTGCTTTCACGACTCTCCTGTATTGATCCTTCGATTCCATGATGCCTTCCATCACTTCAATTTGATATTGCAATAGAAGGTCAATAGATTCGGGAGAAGACTGTTCTGTTGTTGTTTTCATTGTGGCACCCTCGGCTTTCCTGTAAAATGGAAAACGAGATAGTGGCTATGAGGTTCCGTGGCCACGGGTTTCCACTATCTCAGCCGGGGTGACCTGGTTGCATGGGGGGACGTTCGCGCGTCTCCCTTTTGCTATTTAAGCAGCTTCTTGTAGCCTGCTTATGAGTACAGGTTCAATGCCTGTTGCCTCATAGAATCGCCTCTTAATGACGTCGCAGAATTTTGGATCGAGCTCCATTGTTCTACAGATACGCCCCATCTGCTCACATGTCATCAGTGTAGAACCACTACCGCCGAAAAAGTCGACAGCGGTATCGCCTTTCTGACTGCTGTTCCCAATTGGAATAGCAAGCAGCGCCAATGGCTTTTGTGTAGGATGGACATACTTGCTTACATCCCCTCGCGATACCTCCCAGACGGTCTCCGGTTCCTCGGAGATTCCTGTTAGATCAGTTCTCCAAACCGTAGTCTGCTTACGATCTCCGTACCATGCTGGAGCCTGCCCTTTTAGATGAGCATAGAACACCGGCTCATGCTTGAACTTATATTGAGCAAACGACAACGAAAAAGCGTTCTTAACCCAAATACACTGGGTGCGCGATACTATTCCGGCCTCGTTCATCTTGTTCTCAAATTCTCGCTGATAGCTAGAAGGATGGAAAACATAGATTGCTGCTTTCGGGTCCATGATTGATGCATAATTTGCAAACACAGCTTGAAGGAAGTCCTCAAATTGCTCCATGGGCATGTCATCATTCATGATGCTTTCTCTGCCGTCTGAAGCAAGTTCTGATGAATCACTCTTGAACGCAACGTTATAAGGAGGGTCCGTTACTACCAGTGCTGCCCGCTGACCATCCATTAGCCGTTTCACATCCTGCTCACTTGTAGCGTCTCCACACATCAGAATGTGCCTCCCCAGCCTCCAAATGTCCCCTGGCTTCGTCTCCGGTTCAATGATATCGTTTAATGCTTTCTCAACATCGAAATCATCTTCCTTGATTGGTTCATCTATTTCCATGTTGACGTGCTCATTGATCAAATCTACAGCTTCTTCAAGATCAAATCCTGTTAGCTCTACGTCCAAATCGCTCTCCTGTAGCTCAGACAACACCTGTGCAAGCTTATCCTCATCCCAAGCACCACTGATTTTGTTCAGTGCGATGTTGAGCGCCTTCTCATTGATGTCATCCAAGTCTACGACTGATACGTCTACCTCAGTCCGTCCTTGCTCGTTAACAAGTATCTTGAATCCTTGATGTCCACCAACGAGGTTCCCTGATCGTTCGTTCCAGACGAGCAGTTGCACGTATCCAAACTCCTCGATGGATCGTTTCAGTTTCTCGTATTCGGGGTCGCCCGGTTGCAAATCAACGCGGGGATTATAAGGTGCCGGGTTAATTTTAGAGACTGATATTTTCCGTATGTCCATGCTGTTCAGCTCCTTCGTGGCAATAAAGTAAGAATAAAGAATATTGCCAGCCCTAAAATTGCTGTATGCCTTGATGCTGTAGGGCTGGTTACGTGTTTTGGGGGTGTAATCAAACGACTACTATTCAAGCGGAAAAGTATATGTATTGTTTCACCGCAAAAAATGAGGTTGCAGCTTAGAGCCATATGCTTTGGCTGCCTGTTGGCTTCTGGCGACCCCCTAGTCCAAATTTGGGTCTTCGCCTGCCTCTGTGATCTCCTGGCTGAATAAGTGCAGGAGCCACGTTTCTGCTGTCTTCCCGTTGAGAGAATACAGGGGGTTGATTGCTAATGCTGACTGTCCTTCCAAGTCGGTTCGACGCATGATGTGCAGCTCAATGAATGTCTTAACGATCTTGCGTGCTGTTGGATAGGAACAGTCTGCGATGCGGGCAAGGTCTTTGACAGTAAGCGGCGTACCCTTTTGTCCGCGCTCATTGTCGCCTTGCAGAAGGTTAGTTCCCTCACTGGCATAAGGTGCAATCTTCAACAAAAAGCCAGCCTCAGCGAGTGACAGCTTTCTGAGCCGTCGCTTTGCCTTTTGGCTGGCTTTGATCTTCACGAATTTTGAGCTGCGACCAACTGGACGAAAAACTTTTACGATCTCGTCCGACCGGCGCAGTACTTCCTCGGTGTAGTATATTTCTCCTGTCGCTGAGTCGACATACTGACGCACTACATTTCACCCACCCCCAAAAGAAAAAGACGAGCCTATAACGACTCGCCTACTCTTTATCTAGTTCCTCTATCATTCTCTTATGGGAAGCAACAAAATCTTCTACGCTATCATAGTAAGTGAGCCTGCCGCCTGATGGATCGGTTAGCCATTTGATTGCTTCCGGAGTAACCTGTGGTCCATAAAAACAGGAATTCAACATTTCGATCTGTTTTTCATCACGAATGCGGATTAGGTGGTTTTCCTGCTCATTTACGATGTAGAATTCCGGTGCTTCGGATGTGTTTACATATATCATTGCGGTGCTACGATTACTGAACCAAGTCCCCCTTAGGTCCTCTCTATACATACAACCAACGCACCTCCACGATTTCAGTAAAGTCAGTATACCATATACTAGGAAAAGCCTCTGCACTCTTGGGGAGGATCGGCGTATCGAATATGAGAGATACCAGACAAGGGGCGAGAGGCCGAAGCCGTAGGTCTCGCATGTAATCCCCTGTCCGGTAAATCCCAACAGAGTAAATCGCGATTTTCCAAAGTTCCGAGAGGGGTTCCCAAAACTTGAAAACCGCTGTAACACAATGCAAAAAAAAATAATTGCATGGTTCCCTGCTACGATCATCGCAAGACTAGCGCGTTCAGGCTCAGAATGTCCCCCTCTCGTAAGGTCACATTCGTCATCACCCATAGATTCGCTCAGGTACGCCATTGATAAGGGATGGGCGGTATCTCCCAAGAGCCGATGTCGCTTGCTCTTGACTCAAGATTACCGATTCCAACCTTTCAAATCGTCCTGCCTTTTATCCGTGAATTTGTCCGGTATTTTGTCGGGATTTTATCGACCTTTTTGAATGAAAAAGGCACTCAGATCATCCCGAGTGCCGTAGCAATTTGAAAAATAGCTTCTTTCTTTTTCGGATAATACTGGTCTTTAGTCAGACCCAAATCCAAATAAACATTGATATCCTTCACCTGTGAAGTGCTGAGGTACTTTTCTTCGATGATCTGGCGTTCCACCTCATCCAACGAATATTGCAGCGCTCGTTCGATTTGGCGTGCCTTCAACTCACTTATCGTCTCCGCTTGTTGAAGTCTGGGAAACAACTGACTGATGCCCTTCTCTTGAAGCTCCTGTTTGTTTTGGACAGCAACACGGAGGGCTTTGTATTTTTTCAATTCCTTTGCAACGGCCTTTCTGACTTCTGTCTCGTTTATCGGTTTCAGAAAAGACAACTGCTCTTGTACCTGTGCGCTCATTTTCCAGATTCCCCCTCGCGTTAGCCCATGCTATAATATGGTTTGACGAACGCATATTCGGGCTCCCGGCTGGGGGCTATTTTTTTGTCTGTTTGCGCGGTAAACTTGACGCAAGAGTTCAATTTGAGGTGATCATAGTGGTTGCTGTTTTCATCAGAACTGCATCAGATGATTTTAGAAAGACCGAAAAACAAATGGAATCTTGCATGCCGCTTGTCCAAAATGTAGCCCATAAGGTGTACATAGAAATTGACGTTAAAACCATTGACTCTGATCGTCCTGGCTTGTCTCAATTGATTGCTGACATAGAGGCCGGATTGGTAAACAAGGTAATCTGTCATAGTGCAGAGCGAATCTCCCGTAACCCTGTTGAATTGGGGAAGTTTATGCAGCTTGCTAATCATAAGAATGTACCATTAGTGTTTGCCGAGTGATCTGAATGGAATCACATTGAAATAATGTTCTTTTTTTAAAACTTACTGTGGAGGTACTAGCATGCCTGAAAATTTGTTAGAGCAACTAATACGAAAAGATAAAGTTTTAACTCATGTTCGAAAACTGATCGAAGATGTTGAAACCTACTGTGATCGAGATGTAGATTTATCTCCTGAAATACTTCGAGAAAAGTTACACGGAATCAAAAATGTTATTTCTATGGAAATAGATTAGTAGCACCTCCCACTATCAATTCGATGCCAGCGATTTACACCGCCTTCGATGTTCTCGATCATCATGCTAATAGCTACATAAATCCTGATCGCCATGTATTCTTCGTGATTCAATTCGAAGCGCTTCACGTAGATCGGTCCAAGCCGTTTTTTCTCAGCAAGCAATTGTTCGAGCGACAAATCAGCCAAGTCTTCGTAAACGGGGATCTCTTGACCGTCAATTTGCATCTCGTTCCCCTCCACTCAAACGACTTCTATAAGCCTGCTTTGTAGTTTCTTTATGTCATCAATATATGTAGCGATGAATCCATAACATTTTATTCTCCTTAGTCAAGTGCCCATACGAAAACCGTTACCCCTCATATATTGTCAAATAACAAGTAAATCAAGGGGTTGTGATGATGAAGGAATTTCTTCAATATTTAGATTCCATCACTGATATCACAGTATTGGAAACAATGCGAGAATCATTAGCATTAAGAGCCCCTGAAGCTGATTTGAATTGGCAAAATCGATTGAAGTTGTACAAACAGATTGAATTGATAATCGGACGAATCACATTTCTGGAGAAAACATCTTATTCGTGAAGACGTAATGGGTTCCGCTTGCATATGCTGATAGTAGTTCTTCAGCAAAATTTGTACCTTCTTACCCTTCCCCCTACGGAAGGTTTTTTTTCGTGCGGTGTTTCTTTTCCCATTTAACAAATCGTGTGATTAGTAAACATTTGACAATCAAACACTCGCCCTCCAGTATGTTGATAGGAGGAGTGATAGTTTTGAACCCATTGACAGATCATTACGTCAAATTGCATTTAGCGTACCTATCTGACATGCCTCTTCTCAGAAGGCATGTCGAGTTGAGTAAACATGAGACAATTTACGATCACATGTACGAGTTTCTTTGTACGGTACAAGAGTTATCCCACGAATCAGCACTGAGCATAGTTGATGACTTCCGATCTGACGCAATCATTCAAGATGTCCGAGAAGCCCGTGCCAGCGATTGAGCTGGTTTTTTCTTTTTACAATTACCGTTTTGTTAAGCAACCAATTCCAAAGCTTCCAAAGCGGCGTCACAAATTGTTCTCGGGGTTATGGCATATATGCTACTTGGGATGTGTTCATAAAAGACTAGGTACGCCAAATAGTTAGTTTCTCGCAATGTTTTGAACTTCTCTACAATCATCCACGCATCTGCTATGTTTTGGAGTGGATTCCACGCTGGATACAGGAAATCAATTTGCTCCTTGCTCCAGCCCATCACTTTCGTTGCCAGTGTTACTACGATCTGCTGCTCTGTCATCGTCATCCTCGTCTTCCTCCTCAAACGCTTTTTTGAACACGCTTTCTAGAGCTTTTACATACGTCTCCAATTTCTCATCAGACATATTGTTTACATCCGGTCCATGTCCTGGCACCATCCGAAAGTTCTCCAATCGTTTGAGTAGAGCTTGTCTAGTTGGTGTCAATGCAGTTATCTCTCCTTTCCTGAATAACTATTTAGTAAAATTTGAAACTTTCATCAAAAACGTACATAATCTTCTAAAAAGGAGGCGTACATATGTCGACAATTGCAACTATCTACAATCACCTATCAAACGGAAATAGCATCGGGGTCACTGATCGGGAGCGATTTGGAATAACCTCTGTTGCTGAGATAATAAGGGAATTGGCATCTTCACATCGAGCGCTCTTTCATGGGACTCGTGATATTATCTCTTCTGGTGCTAAACTCAACATAAAAGCACAATCTAATCGTCATCTCGTCTACAGTATGGTAAATCCACCTGGTACCCCTATTGCCTTCGCATCTAACTACGCAAACATTCTTATGATCAAAGCATTATTTTCTAATAAATATGGATTGGGCTATTCGTATGGCGATATTGATGAGGTGAAGTTACCCAAACAGACTGATGAAGTTGTTTTTCAAAAAGGATATATCTATTTATTGAAAAACACCCACAGTTTCCAAAAAGCTAACTATAGCGATTGGGAGTATTTTTCTACTGAAGATGAAACTGTATTTGCAGGATCAATAGAAATAACTTTAGATGATTGGCCAGACAACATTTCAATTTACCAAAAGATTGATCTTGAGACTTTAAAGAAATAGTACCTAATGTCTCCCGAGTCCCCAATCTCGGGAGCTTTATTTTTTCACATTAAGTTAGTGGCTTAGCTGTTTGTGTCCCATACTTTCGAATATTGGCTGCTTTAACTCGACATGTTTTGTTGCAATACCATTGGTTTCCGATAGCCATAAATCTATGGGAACAATACAGGCATGATTTTTCCCTCAAAAAAGCAGCCCTCCAATTTTTCATAATGAGCATTGTGTTCCTATTCCTTAATCAGTTGTACCTCTGACTTAGGTACTAGCGACGCCTTCCCGGATTTCTCCCACTTAATAAGTAGCTTGGCGGGCTGCCATTGTATGACAACTCCCCGGCCTAATTCCGGGTGCTCCACTTTATCACCAGCCACAAACGGATACATTTCCCCGTCTCCTTTTTTTGTCCCAACTCCGCGTGGCATAATATTCACAAAGGAGTTGGTCTTATGGAAAAGTCGTTTTATTACTCAGTCGAATGGTCTGAGGTCAGCTACCTCAAGGACGCCCTAGAAGCAATGGAGATACCTTATGTCATTGAACAAGATTCTGACCGTCTACAGCTTAATGCTGGCCATGTTGCCCTTGTGTTCCCAGACCTTCCTGTTCGTGTGTATGGAGACGTCCACGAACTTTTTGGTAGTCATGGACGCCGTTATCCAGAGTAGCCTTATTTCTTCCCGTTCCAGGGCGGCAATGCTCCGCCTATTTTCCAGTTGTTCACCTGTGGATTAACGATGGACTTCTTGATATATTCGTTTTCCTGACTTGTGGCTATAAATTTTCGTCTCCAAGGATGGTTTGGCGCTGGTTTAACGGCTGTCATATGATTCTGCCTTTCTAGGGGAGAGGAGCAGCTTTACGCTGCCCCCGGTTCCTCACCGTTTTTTGCCATATGTTCAGAAACGAGTTTCTTGTATTTCGCCCAAGCCGCTTGTAGTTTGGTGGAAGAGGTGCCGATCGATGATGCGATTTTAATCCACGTTTCGCCATTTTGTTTTCGTGCAAGCAATGCTGGGAAGTCATACTCCACTTCATCGAATGCAGGGGCTTGTCCGCTCAAGATGAATGCCACCAGTTTATCCTTGTCGATTGCACCGGTTACTTCGTCTTGTTTTTCAGAACCTTGAGGTTCTTCGTCTTTCTTATCACCTGACGTTTCAAAGCCTGTCTGCTCTGATTCAGGAATGTTGTCTTCTTTTACCTCTGTTTCAGGAGTAGTGGCAGATTGTGCCTCAGGATTATCCGGTTGTTGCTTATTTTGGGTTCCTGGCTCCACTTGATCGCTTGGTTTGTTATCTGCTTTTTCTTTACTCGCTTTTTGTTTTTCCTTGCTTTTTCGCCACTCGTCCCATTTTAAAGCCATAGGTGCTACTCGAGCGCGGTATTGGTCAACAAGCTCAGCAATCTTTCCGCTCGACATTTCCAGTTCAGAAGCTATTTTCATGTATGTCTCACCAGCCAGCTTGCGCGATACAATGCTCTGGAAATCGTAAGGTAGGTCATCAAACTGAGGAGCAAACCCTTCTCGAATAAAATCATCAATCACAGAACGTTCCGCCTCTTTTGACTCTTCTTCGGTTGGGATTTTCTCTTGCGGCATGCCCAAGTCGGCCTCAAGCTGCTCGCCCTCTGGTTTCACTTCGTGAACGATGCCGGACTCATCAACCTTGTAATTTACGACTGGTTTATTCGTTCTGGTATTAATTACGACATTGTAGTTAACAACAAGCGAATCCAATGAGGCTTCGGCCCGACGATCAATCATGTTTCCTAAAGCTTCTACTTTCCCGTTCAGGTCGCTAATAGTTGTTTCCAGTACGATTTCAACGACTCCCTTTGGCTTCATATTCACTTTCTTTACCGTCGGTTTAAAATCCATGTAGCTCATTTTCCACACTCTCCCTTGGATTAGAATTCAATGGCCATCTGATTTTCTGATGGCTCGTTTTTTTGTGCTGACGTGTCTCTTAGGATCAGACCACCAACTATCGGCTCTATTTCGATACGTGGGTTACCCCGATCAATTTGAAAATCCATATACTGAATTAATGCCTGACTGTCGTTTCTGTAGAGGATGCCTTCAAAAGCATCTGCCCAAGCTTTATCAGTGTTATGACAGTCTTTCTCTCTGGCATCATTCCAGAAAATCCACGTGCGAAGTATTACCTTTCTGGTCTCAATCATCACCCAATCGTTATCCATGGCCCATTCAAGAGCAGCCTCAGCAACAAGCTGTTTGTAAATCCCTCCCCACTTCCCGAGAGTTGGCTTATTCTTGACGATGGTGTACAAATGGTTCCAAGAAGGAACGACCCAGACATTCTCCATTTTCTTCGTCTTCTTATTGCGTCGTCTCTTCTCCATCAGCAAGGGGATAATCAGCCGTTGCACATTTATGCCCCTTTCTTGATCGTCTTTGTATTACCGGAGAAACGATGGATCAAAACCAACTCGGTCGTGCTATCGCGCTCACCCAGCAAATTGGCTGGGTTTAAATTACGTGCTTCCAAGTCTTTTTTTTGCCGCCTGTTTGGGCGTTTGCCTTGCTTCATGTCTGCTCTCCCCCCGTTTCACCATGTAAACGAAATCCTTGTCCGACCGATCTGCTTTAAATTCCGGATACCTGTCTGTGTAAGCTTTCCACCATTGGCGCATTGCTGCTGACCGCTCTTTATCGTTTTGTATCAACTGTAGTCGCTGAGGAATTGGTACCTTTACTGGAATTTCACCCGACAGCCCTTTGGCTAGCTCCTCCATGGCTTGTCCTTGTCCTCTTCCTCGTCTTCAACTTCCTGGGGGACATCAGCAATGGACCACTGACGCGGGGTCAAATCAACGAACTTGTTGAACTCTTTCAAAAACGCCAGCTCCACAGTTCCAGTAGGACCGTTTCGATGTTTAGCAATATTGACTTCGACGATATTTTTTTGCTCGGACTCTTTGTTGTAATAATCATCCCGGTAAAGAAAAGCAACAATATCGGCGTCCTGTTCGATCGATCCCGATTCTCGGATGTCTGAAAGCATTGGACGCTTGTCCTGCCGCTGCTCAACGCCACGGCTAAGCTGTGACAACGCGATGACTGGCACTTTCAACTCACGGGCTAAGTTCTTCAACGCTTTTGAAATCTCAGAGACTTGTTCCTGACGATTTGCCTTTGTCTTGGAATGAATCAATTGCAAGTAATCAATCAGGATCAACCCAAGTCCTTTTTCCTTCTGTAATTTGCGGCATTTTGTACGAATGTCATGGACGGTTACTCCGGGAGTGTCGTCGATGTATATGGGGGCATTCCCTAATAGCCCAATGGCTTTCGTAAGCTTCTCCCAGTCTTCCTCTTCCAGCCCTCCGACTTTCAGTTTCTGAGCATCGATCAAACCTTCTGCGCAAAGCATTCGTTGCACCAGTTGGCTGGCTGACATTTCAAGTGAGAACACTGCCACAGTCTCACCAGCGTGCGCTACATTCTGTCCGACATTTAATGCAAAAGCTGTCTTCCCTACGGAGGGTCGTGCTGCTAGGATGATCAAGTCAGATTTTTGGAAGCCACCTGTTAATTCATCCAACTCCCTATATCCAGAAGGAACACCTGTTATATCTGACTTTCGAGTGCTCAGCAGATAAATCTGGTCGTAGGTTTCAACCAGGACTTCTCGAATCGGAATGAATTCATTACCTGTCCTACTGCGCTCATTAATTTCTGAAAACTGCTGCTCAGCTATTGCAACAAGTTCCTGAGATGATTCAGCGTCATACCCGTCTGCCACGATACGAGTTGCAGTCTTGATGATTCTTCGTAGCTCAGCCTTTTCCCGAACAATTCGAGCATAATAATCAATGTTGGCGGCAGTTGGTACCGAACCCGCAAGATCTGTCAG from the Brevibacillus brevis genome contains:
- a CDS encoding site-specific DNA-methyltransferase, which codes for MDIRKISVSKINPAPYNPRVDLQPGDPEYEKLKRSIEEFGYVQLLVWNERSGNLVGGHQGFKILVNEQGRTEVDVSVVDLDDINEKALNIALNKISGAWDEDKLAQVLSELQESDLDVELTGFDLEEAVDLINEHVNMEIDEPIKEDDFDVEKALNDIIEPETKPGDIWRLGRHILMCGDATSEQDVKRLMDGQRAALVVTDPPYNVAFKSDSSELASDGRESIMNDDMPMEQFEDFLQAVFANYASIMDPKAAIYVFHPSSYQREFENKMNEAGIVSRTQCIWVKNAFSLSFAQYKFKHEPVFYAHLKGQAPAWYGDRKQTTVWRTDLTGISEEPETVWEVSRGDVSKYVHPTQKPLALLAIPIGNSSQKGDTAVDFFGGSGSTLMTCEQMGRICRTMELDPKFCDVIKRRFYEATGIEPVLISRLQEAA
- a CDS encoding ArpU family phage packaging/lysis transcriptional regulator — its product is MSAQVQEQLSFLKPINETEVRKAVAKELKKYKALRVAVQNKQELQEKGISQLFPRLQQAETISELKARQIERALQYSLDEVERQIIEEKYLSTSQVKDINVYLDLGLTKDQYYPKKKEAIFQIATALGMI
- a CDS encoding recombinase family protein, whose translation is MIIVVAVFIRTASDDFRKTEKQMESCMPLVQNVAHKVYIEIDVKTIDSDRPGLSQLIADIEAGLVNKVICHSAERISRNPVELGKFMQLANHKNVPLVFAE
- a CDS encoding BC1872 family protein, with amino-acid sequence MTMTEQQIVVTLATKVMGWSKEQIDFLYPAWNPLQNIADAWMIVEKFKTLRETNYLAYLVFYEHIPSSIYAITPRTICDAALEALELVA
- a CDS encoding RusA family crossover junction endodeoxyribonuclease, whose product is MQRLIIPLLMEKRRRNKKTKKMENVWVVPSWNHLYTIVKNKPTLGKWGGIYKQLVAEAALEWAMDNDWVMIETRKVILRTWIFWNDAREKDCHNTDKAWADAFEGILYRNDSQALIQYMDFQIDRGNPRIEIEPIVGGLILRDTSAQKNEPSENQMAIEF
- a CDS encoding DUF6906 family protein, with the translated sequence MKQGKRPNRRQKKDLEARNLNPANLLGERDSTTELVLIHRFSGNTKTIKKGA
- the dnaB gene encoding replicative DNA helicase, whose product is MFEERLPPQNVQAEQSVLGAIFLAKDAYETASEILQPDDFYKTAHVRIFAAMAGLFNKGEPVDLVTVTAELQDKKLLDDVGGVTYLTDLAGSVPTAANIDYYARIVREKAELRRIIKTATRIVADGYDAESSQELVAIAEQQFSEINERSRTGNEFIPIREVLVETYDQIYLLSTRKSDITGVPSGYRELDELTGGFQKSDLIILAARPSVGKTAFALNVGQNVAHAGETVAVFSLEMSASQLVQRMLCAEGLIDAQKLKVGGLEEEDWEKLTKAIGLLGNAPIYIDDTPGVTVHDIRTKCRKLQKEKGLGLILIDYLQLIHSKTKANRQEQVSEISKALKNLARELKVPVIALSQLSRGVEQRQDKRPMLSDIRESGSIEQDADIVAFLYRDDYYNKESEQKNIVEVNIAKHRNGPTGTVELAFLKEFNKFVDLTPRQWSIADVPQEVEDEEEDKDKPWRS